The Georgenia faecalis genome includes a window with the following:
- a CDS encoding YebC/PmpR family DNA-binding transcriptional regulator, which produces MSGHSKWATTKHKKAAIDAKRGKLFARLIKNIEVAARTGGGDLAGNPTLYDAVQKAKKSSVPADNIDRAVKRGSGAEAGGADYQTIMYEGYAPGGVAVLVECLTDNRNRAASDVRVAFTRNGGNLADPGSVSYLFNRRGVVTVPKSDGLTEDDVLAAVLDAGAEEVNDLGDSFEVLSEATDVVAVRTALQDAGLDYDSAEAQFVPSMEVEVDVDGARKVLRLIDALDDCDDVQNVFANFDASDEVMAALDEE; this is translated from the coding sequence ATGTCGGGCCACTCCAAGTGGGCAACCACCAAGCACAAGAAGGCCGCGATCGACGCCAAGCGGGGCAAGCTCTTCGCGCGGCTCATCAAGAACATCGAGGTCGCGGCGCGCACCGGCGGCGGTGACCTCGCGGGCAACCCGACGCTCTACGACGCCGTCCAGAAGGCGAAGAAGTCCTCGGTCCCCGCGGACAACATCGACCGGGCGGTCAAGCGCGGCTCCGGCGCCGAGGCCGGCGGCGCCGACTACCAGACCATCATGTACGAGGGCTACGCCCCCGGCGGCGTCGCCGTGCTCGTCGAGTGCCTCACCGACAACCGCAACCGCGCCGCGTCCGACGTGCGCGTCGCCTTCACCCGCAACGGCGGCAACCTCGCCGACCCGGGCTCCGTGAGCTACCTCTTCAACCGCCGCGGCGTGGTCACCGTGCCGAAGAGCGACGGCCTCACCGAGGACGACGTCCTCGCCGCCGTCCTCGATGCCGGCGCCGAGGAGGTCAACGACCTGGGCGACAGCTTCGAGGTCCTCTCCGAGGCGACCGACGTCGTCGCCGTCCGCACCGCCCTGCAGGACGCGGGCCTGGACTACGACTCCGCCGAGGCGCAGTTCGTCCCCTCGATGGAGGTGGAGGTGGACGTCGACGGCGCCCGCAAGGTCCTGCGCCTCATCGACGCCCTCGACGACTGCGACGACGTCCAGAACGTCTTCGCGAACTTCGACGCCTCCGACGAGGTCATGGCGGCGCTCGACGAGGAGTGA